One Bufo gargarizans isolate SCDJY-AF-19 unplaced genomic scaffold, ASM1485885v1 original_scaffold_1489_pilon:::fragment_2:::debris, whole genome shotgun sequence genomic window, cactaggtggagcctcCTGTCCAGGAGCTGCGGACTGAGAAATCTTTATCTTGCCTGGGAAGATTCCTGAGACCTGTGGATGGACGACTTGATGTGTGGATGGGGGGGTTCTTCAAAACTGCCAGGTAAGCTGCTGACCCATAGGACATCTTGGTCTGGAtgattacactgcatttcatggtgacatgtTCTCTAACTTTGCAATAGGTCTTCattctgtatatttttttgtacacCTCCTGTGCAAACTTTTGGCTATCCATAGTAATAGACAACAAACTCTGTGTAGTAAAGTACAGCTGCCGATCAGGCTACATGGGGTTATTTGCTGTCTATTGCAGTGTGGATGCATAGGTCTACATTGGAGCAGAATTAATGGATAGCTTCATTTTTAACTGGGTTGTCCCACCCAGACActtagagggagatttatcaaactggtgtaaaggaaaactgtcctagttgcccctagcaaccaatcagcttccacctttcattttccaaatgagctctgaaaaataaaaagtggaatctgattggttgctatgggcaactaagcccatTTTCCGTTACACCAGCTGAACATAACCACAcagtatgccataaatgtttagTCTGCTATCTCAAGAACAGGGACCCGTTGCCCTCCACTGGGAATGGCAAGGAGGTTCCGCTCTCTCTATTCAATGCTATGGCCAAACACGCTTACTACCCTATTTTTGGAATCCCCATTCAATGTACTGTTGACAAAAGATGCAATCACCTGACGAAGATGGCACTGGCAGCACTTCTACACAGGACAATGGTCGGGACCAATGGTTTTTGTTCCTGATCATCGACATATGTAAAGGGCCCTAAAACAAAGAATTGGTTGCAAATATTTATATAATGGATTTCAAGATCTTTATTGGAAAAATGTGACTGCTATAAAACTGAAGAATGAATCTTTTATTTTCAGAAACAAAGGAGAAGAAGCTGCACCCAGTGCAGTAGCGATGTTTATTCCCCCAGTGTCAGACAGCTCtggactggagtgctgcctcctcCCGGTGTTTATGGACTGGTGAGAGCTGAATCTGCACCCATCACCTGCTTTGGCCACAGGGCTGCTTCATACTTTCAGTTTACTTCTTTCATTTTCAGTATATtgacacatggcagatttgttgcacaCATTTTGACGACTATCATTCTTCTTTGAGAACCaccccattcaagtctatggaaaTAATCTTCATTGCATAAATTACAGTAAAATGTGAATATACTATACTCTGTAAAAGGATTGACTGGCTTCAGTAGGAAACCAACACTGGGGAACAACTGGGGAGGGATTTGAccagttctccagatccagtTTTTAAAATTACAACCAAATTACAGAACAATTTTTCTGGCTGAACCCCATTCTCATGATGACAATAGTTCAGAACcccttctcttaaaggggttatgccacttcagcaaatagcatttattatgtcgaGAAAGttaatattgttattatccatattgcttcctttactggctggatttgtttttctatcacattatacactgctcgtttccatggttatgaccatcctACAATCCATcaacagtggtcgtgcttgcaagcTATAGAAAATCACCAGCCTTAGTGCACTCCCatgttcccagccaccagagaggccggctttttttcctatagtgtgcaatgcaagcacgaccactgttaCTGGGTTGCagtgtggtcgtaaccatggaaacgagcagtgtataatgtgatagaaaaattaatcaaggaAGCAATATTGGTAATaaccatacattagtaagtggcttgtatttgtattaactttctctacatgataaatgccacttgctgaagtgagacaactgttGCAGACAACTGTTTCACCATACTCAgaacggtgatacagttgaatactgctgtAGGGCACATAAGCCATTAGCTCCCATGCCCACTCTCATAGGCCGCAGGCCTCATACAAGGTATGCCAACTCATGCTGAGGCCTGCAGAGGCCGGTGTAAACATGGAGGAGTCACCAGAGGGGGGCACTATAataactactgagggcactataggttgtattataactactggggtcactatagtgGGCATTGCAACTATTGGGGGgactatatggggcattataactaatgtTATCACCATAGgcggcattataactactgggagcaTTATAGGTTGTAATAtaattactggggacactatagaagACATAACTACTGGTGGCACTATGAGGAATATTATATggggtattattactactaggggcactataggagacattataactactgggagcactataggggcaatataactactgagggcagtataactactggggacactatagggagcATGataactactgagggctctatagggggtaatataactataGGGGGCAGTACCGGAGATGCTATGGGTGATGCTATAACTACTGGTGGCAATATAGGGGGATTATAACTACTCAGGCCCAAAAGGGGCATTTTCATTACTGGGTACTGTAGGGGCAATAtaatttttcacgcagccctggccccatagaagtgaatgggacttcagtgtgtttttcacagatggttgctaggagatgttgtacAGTATGtaaacatttagtttttttccacaCCCGTGGAAAAAACGAATtaaaatgcatcgcacccgctGTGAAAGAAAcgaacaactgaacacaatcacagacaaaactgactgaacttgcttgccagatggtgcaagtttcactgaacacagcctgaacgcatcctgagccaatccgtatcaatcatgtgaaagaggcctaaggggtatTATGACTACTGGGAGAACTATGAGGGCAATTGAAATGactgggtgcactgtaacacaaaCTTCTACATTACAAAATTGCTAGTAAGCAAGCAAAAAATCTACACTGCCAGTAAATCATGGTGCTACATGTCATCAATCAGTGATAAACcatcatataaaataaaataatattcttCCATGGCGCTGACCATTAACAatagccacaaaaaaaaattatgcttcaTTGCAGGTAACACTTAGGAAGCAAACACATGTAGATCAGCCAATGGCTGTTTTCTGTCCTCTGACGCTTTCTCAAGGCCAATCTACATGTGTTTGTCTCCTTTGTATTACCTGCAAtgtgttaaggcctctttcacacttgcgttgtccagatccggcgtgtactccacttgccggaattacatgccggatctggaaaaaacgcaagtgtactgacagcatttgaagacggatccgtcttcaaaatgcgttctgtgttactatggcacccaggacgctattaaagtcctgggtgccatagtaggagcagaggagcggtatacttacagtcctagcggctcccggggcgctccagagtgacgtcagagcgccccatgcgcatggatgacgtgccatgtgatcatgtcatccatgcgcctggggcgccctgacgtcactctggagcgccccgggagccgcacggacggtaagtatgctgctccccagctacactttaccatggctgccaggactttagcgtcccggcagccatggtaaccactctaaaaaagctaaacgtcggatccggcaatgcgccgaaacgacgtttagcttaaggccggatccggatcaatgcctttcaatgagcattaattccggatctggccttgcggcaagtcttcaggatttttggccggagcaaaaagcgcagcatgctgcagtattttctccggccaaaaaatgttccgttccggaactgaagacatcctgatgcatcgtgAACGgaattctccattcagaatgcattaggataaaactgatcaggattcttccggcatagagccccgacgacggaactctatgctggaagacaataacgcaggtgtgaaagagcccttagtgacaTGGATTTCTCTTTATTTTGATGTTTATGTGTGAagaccatatacagtatatgatgttttttatttatgaCTTCTTACATATGTGTCATGATGTTGCATGTTTGCCTTTCCCTATTGAATGGGGAacctgttaaaaatttgaatccctaCAATAAAGAACTGAGCATCAATTCCCTGACAGATTCAGCGCTGGCCCTCAGGTTCTTTTGTTTACCCTTCTGGTAAAGGGTCACGTCAAATCAACAACACTAGATCGCTGCAGGCTCCAAGGTAACAAACGTaaaaatatagggggtcatttattctgaaatacacctaaattaggcatatttcaggcgtaACAGTTGCGGCACTGTCTGCGACTTTGTCCTGCTAACTCCAGGTCTAAAATGGGagggcagggaagaggacaggCCAGAAGActagtctcattcatcattttctatgcctgttttaagtGTAGAAAATGGTATAAATGTAGGACAGCTCAGAAGCTATGACTTTTTACCACCGCAGTAGTGTTGTAAGTACTATGACAAATGTCCCTCAATgactttttagtttttgtttaggTATTAAGGAGTAGTAAGTGAGCAATATACAGTCATTAGCTGTCAGAATCAGTTTAAAATCTATAGTGTTAGAAATAGATATGTGTATAAAATAAttagaaataaaaaatttgtgttgCTTATTTACTTAGTCCCTTGATAGCAGCAGCATGTGCTGCAGTCATGGGCATATACAATAAAAGTCATTGCATGATGGCTTTTTATTAATCATGAAAGAAGTCCAACTTTGTGATTTTAATTCAGAGATTGCAGATTATGTTAATTGTTACACTTAATGTTAGTCTGATTTCCTCTCGTTCGTAACAGTGCTGTTATGACCGATGAGGAGATTTGGAGAGGTGTGGCTGGCTAACAAGGGGAATGACGAggaggccagtttttttttttcctaattataatatacacatatctatgctacttttatttaattttgtatAAGTAAACTTTTTCATTATTAAGTAGTGCGCATTTCTGTTATATTTAATTACTTAGAGACATAGAGTCTAAGAAGTAGGAGAGGACAGAATTAAATGTTTATTAGTTTTGGAACTCATTGGGGGGGCATTTCTCAACACTGGTGTCTCCATACACCAATCTTGATCTCCCTGTGCTTTGGAgtaggatgtgcctaatttattaagaggcagatgcctttttattaaatctggtgcaactctgtgtggcataaattacagtctatgccAGCTAGGGGCTGGCAAAAACTTGAGGTATAACTTACTCCAGTTCCTGGCGTATGTTATAGTAAACTCAGAGGGCTGCGATGGGCCCTGCCCTCTCCCTCTAAGTTCCTCTTGTTCCTCACCATTTTAAAAATATTGGTGggaagctcaaaaagtcacaagttaTGCATGAATATGGTGAGCACCATCACTTGTGACTTTTTACCGCCGCTGTAGTGTTGTATgtactttgataaatgaccctcaatgatttttttgttttagtttaggTATTTAGGAGTAAGTAAGCAATATAGAGTCATTAGCTGTAAGAATNNNNNNNNNNNNNNNNNNNNNNNNNNNNNNNNNNNNNNNNNNNNNNNNNNNNNNNNNNNNNNNNNNNNNNNNNNNNNNNNNNNNNNNNNNNNNNNNNNNNNNNNNNNNNNNNNNNNNNNNNNNNNNNNNNNNNNNNNNNNNNNNNNNNNNNNNNNNNNNNNNNNNNNNNNNNNNNNNNNNNNNNNNNNNNNNNNNNNNNNNNNNNNNNNNNNNNNNNNNNNNNNNNNNNNNNNNNNNNNNNNNNNNNNNNNNNNNNNNNNNNNNNNNNNNNNNNNNNNNNNNNNNNNNNNNNNNNNNNNNNNNNNNNNNNNNNNNNNNNNNNNNNNNNNNNNNNNNNNNNNNNNNNNNNNNNNNNNNNNNNNNNNNNNNNNNNNNNNNNNNNNNNNNNNNNNNNNNNNNNNNNNNNNNNNNNNNNNNNNNNNNNNNNNNNNNNNNNNNNNNNNNNNNNNNNNNNNNNNNNNNNNNNNNNNNNNNNNNNNNNNNNNNNNNNNNNNNNNNNNNNNNNNNNNNNNNNNNNNNNNNNNNNNNNNNNNNNNNNNNNNNNNNNNNNNNNNNNNNNNNNNNNNNNNNNNNNNNNNNNNNNNNNNNNNNNNNNNNNNNNNNNNNNNNNNNNNNNNNNNNNNNAAATTTTTAAAAGTGGTcctatgttgtaggtgggtttaaactgacagaaggtggggcgaCACAAGTAGGTAGGCataacagaagtaggtgggggaCAGCAAAactgtagtgcagaacaaaataccaccccagcagagcctAATACAACagagcagcataaaatactgtctcagcagaatcaaataccacagtacagcaaaaAATATTGCCTCAACAGAACAACataccacagtgtggcacaaaatactgccacccgctccacagtatgaaactgtattcTTGTCctgaggacagtaatacagttgaattcaggagggcatccgtgatgctagggaggctggttaTGGTCGCGGGCTGCTATTGCCTGCACCCcccgtcgccggatgttttgatctgcgcaaCGGGGAGATACAGCGATGGCCGTGCTGGAATCTGGAGTGACATTGGTGTcgaggagtggggtaagtatgatctatagcaggggcccgggcattgcggggggaggggggcattttTAAAATTGGATAACCGCTTCAACTGCTGTTAAACCATCAAGCAAATTCTGTCTAATGCATATGGCCACCTTAAAGAGGAGGTGGGTACCAGTCCAAGGGTCACATCATGCTTCTGTCATTTAAGGTATAGGAGCCAAAGGTGATGAAGCTCTTGGCCCTATTGTCCATGGGTTGTGATTGTTCAATCGACACATGGAAGGCCCGTCTAGATATGATtgttgatttgctcatccctctTTACCTAAGACCTGGCCCTAATTGTTTGACACTAATGTAATATTTTTGTGCCCACAGTATGATGTGAAAAATCATCGTGTCTTCCTGAGGCGCACCAAGTATGATGCATTACGTAAAGAAGACTTCTACGTTGGAAATAGAATAAATGTCTTTTCCCGTCAGCTTCATCTGGTCGACTATGGAGACCAATACACTGCCCGTAGGGTTGGCGATAAAAAGGAGAAGTATGTTTTACtcattcattatacacagtagtTTTCTCAAGTTTCTTGTAAATACAGATAGTCttaatattttcattttcaaCGCCTGTGTTCATATACGGCATCAGAAGATCAAATCGGCTTACTGCTTAAATCCTTTTTTGTTTGTCACATTCCTAACAAGTTGGGTCAGTTGGCTTTGTCTCTTGCAGAGGGGCATTTTTAATAACAACTTGTAAGGCTCCTCTGTGTATATAAAACATGCTGTCTCCCGTCATAATAACTGTTTTCATGATACTTTTTATCCaggctccattttttttttcttatcacaGATTGGTATGTATAATGCTTTTAAATAATAGCTACAGAATTACATTTTGATGTGCAATGCATAATAATAAAAGCCAGTGGAATGGACTATAGGACATATttaggaaagaaaagaaaacccAAATGTAGTTTCATATAGGGTTACAAAAATCTGTTTTGGTAACCATGCAgtcctttttatatttttcattttttttggacCACATTACAACACAGTACCAAAAATGCAGCCACTGAACACAacaaaaattgtgtgtttttttttttttttttatttggacaaAACCCAAGCCATATATACACCATTAGAATGCCCAAGCAGGTTTATTGCTGGGAGTAatgcctgtattacactgccctttttttttccagcagataatcgctaacgagcatttgcATAAACGCTTGTTATCAATCATCTGGCATTGTTATACTGCTGCTGATTGTCCGATGAACGATCAAATCCAGGCattccaaatcttttgacatgttaaaaaattatcgtTTGCAGGTTGTGATGTCTAATAATGATCTGCCGCTGGCAAGCCATGCAATCGAGCGATGGCACaacgatcactgctccccatactgtggaggagatcgctgtaaGACTGCTATAATCACAGGACTTTATTCATGGGttttgatgttgatgacctatcctcaggatgggagcTCAGCACAGCAACAACACTTCGAAGGGAGCTGTGGTTCTCAGTGGTAGTTTTATCGCTGCACTGAAGCACTGCAATAACCAGGCCTGGACAGTGctgtacaggtgcatctcaataaattagaatatcatcgaaaagttaattagtttcagtaattcagttcaaaaagtgAAAGACATATATAGATTaaatacacacagagtgatcgATTTCATTTAAtcttgatgattatggcttgcaGCTAATGAAatcccaaaagtcagtatctcagaaaattagaatactaTATAAAGTcaattaaaaatgatttttaatacagaagtgttggcctactgaaaagtatgtacagtatatgccctCTGGTCTGGGCTCCTTCTGCATGATTTACTACTacatcaatgcggcgtggcatggtgtcgatcagcctgtggcactgctgaggtgttatggaagcccagggtGCTTTGATAGTGGCCTTCAGTTCATCTGCATCGTTtggtctggtgtctctcatcttcctcttgacaatatggagtttaggtcaggtgagtttgctggccaatcaagcacagtgataccgtggttattaaaccaagtattggtacttttggcagtgtggcagggtgccaagtcctgctggaaaatgaaatcatcATCTCTCTCCGCTCTTCCTCctgactctgggaccttgatttctaAATAAAAAGCAAAATTTATTTTGATCTGAAAACAGGATTTTGGACCGCTTAGCAACATTCCAGTCCTTTTTCGCCCAGGTAGGACGCTTCTCTGGGGCATGAGTGGCTTGAAGCAAAGAATgcgacagttgtagcccatgttcTGGATAcgtctgtgtggtggctcttgaagcactgacccCAGCCGCAGTCCACACCTTGTGAATCTTTCCCAAATGGTCTTTTCTTGACAGTCTTTTCAAGGCTGCAGTTATCTCAGCCTTTTCTACCACACGTTTtcttttgggctcatgcacacgactgtatgtatttggtGGTTtgcaaaaatggatccgcaaaaaatacgaattacgtccatgtgcattccgtattttgcggaacggaagagctggcccctaatagaacagtcctatccttttccgtaatgtggacaataatgggtcatgttctatccttttgtggaacggacatacggaaacggaatgcacatggagtaacttcatgttttttgtggaccaattgaaatgaatagttccacgtacagtccacaaaaaaatggaacggacatggaaagaaaatacgtttgtgtgcacgagcccttccactcaacttttcattaatatgcttggatGCAGCACTCTGCGAACAGCCAGCTTCTGTcagtcaatgactgtcttctggacaattctcaagtcagcagtcttccccatggttgtgtagcctactgaaccagactgagggatcacttaaaggcttaggaaacctttgcaggtgttttatGTTGATTGGCAGATTACAGTAGgacaccatgagtctacaatattgaactttttctcaATTTTCtagttttctgagatactgactattgggttttcattagcagTAAGCCAAATTCATCAACATTACAAGAAGTAAactcttgaaatagatcactttgTGTGAAATAGATCTATATGATATATGAGTTTCACGTTTTGAACTGAATTACTGAAATACATTTACTTTTAGATAATATTCAAATCTATTGAGATGTACCTGTATAGTTTTGGTGTCTAGTTCAGGAACAGGAGCTTCTaaaaacctcaaatcccagcccccatctgatattgatggcatatcctaaggataggtcaatatcatcagcccagaaaacccctttaaagggtttctaccacttggatttcacataattaggtgtcagacactagcgctccgctagtgtctgctctgccaaactatcctgctataatagattttggggcagccgtttacctaaaaaaagaacttttattaatatgctaatgaccctctaggtgctatgggggcgtcattagcacctagaggatcggtctactttctcaagatgccgccgctcagcgcctccctccagcccgcccatctgcttcggaatgcatcaaacggacgacttcacgcgcatgcgccgtgcgcggctgtattcggcgcatgcgcagtgaatgtccgaccgcttccctgctcagacatctccactgcgcctgcgccgatgacgtcatcggcgcagtggagatgtctgagcagggaagcggtcggacattcactgcgcatgcgccgaatacagccgcgcacggcgcatgcgcgtgaagtcgtccgtttgatgcattccgaagcagatgggcgggctggagggaggcgctgagcggcggcatcttgagaaagtagaccgatcctctaggtgctaatgacgcccccatagcacctagagggtcattagcatattaataaaagttctttttttaggtaaacggctgcccgaaaatctattatagcaggatagtttggcagagcagacactagcggagcgctagtgtctgacacctaattatgtgaaatccaagtggtagaaaccctttaactccttaaagaccagcctattttaattttttcctccaATAGccaaaacttttaatatttttccgttcacatgattggtatgtacaactttttgatcactattaTTCCACACTTTTTTCCATAcaggaaatttttaaaaatattttaatagttcagacattttttaaCAAGGCGATGCCTgatatgttaattttttattctttatatatgtttatatgtaaCATTGGgatggggggtgatttaaacttttaatattttggtgttttaaaaataactattagcccccttagggggctagtaCATGGATGGGATCCTTTGATctcttgtcctattcactctTAATAGAGATCAGCATGGAAATTGCCATGACGGGCCTGGTGCGTTTAAGCAGCGTccacgctgccatggcaaccgattgTAGCCTGTGATTTTACTGCCTGGGCCCCGATCAGAAGGAAGAGAGCTGCATCCCTCTACCTTAACTCACCGGTGCCGTGACCAGCTTTGATCATGGGGTTATGATGGGGGTGGCACGATTGCCGCTCCCCGTCATTGCGGCCGGGTGCCGGTTGTACGATACACCCGGCACCTACTGTGTATAGAGCAggctcactgcagaggcccgctccataTAGATGCGGGCGCATAACGCTGTACATGTACTGCATTATGAGGTAAGGGGTTAACTAGCAAGATTCTTTACAGGCATGTACTTACAATTattcaagttaggctactttcacatcagcattttGAAATCTGGCAGGTttttccggcagaggaacaggctGCCGGAGTTCACCATATTGGCATAGTTTGATCATTCCGTGAACTGCCTGATCCCTATTGATTATCATAGGATCTGACGAGTATCCGAATGCTTTCTGGCAGGCAGAAATGCTGGCTTTTGACCTcacaaaaagtcctgcatgcatgaCAAATCTTCGTTCCAAAAAGCTTTCGAAACTtattggtattaaaaaaaaattaaaaatcatttaTACTGCATTTATATATTCTGCAGCGATGTGCAGATTGCCGTCACTCACATCAGTTTCAGTCCCTAGtgggaaaaccccattaaagtaCAGGGAGAACGtgcaaacctaggaccccagcgatGCAAGCCCACAGTGCTAACTACTAAGCTACCATGAGGCCTATTCTCTAAGACTCCTTGAGATACTGTAGCTATCCGTGTATCTGTTGGTCTCCAGATCATGGCTCATCTCCTTGTTACCGATGTATGTCTGGGGAAGAACGCCCTATAAAGGACTAATGAACACTAAACCGGCAGAACTGTCAATCATAGAAATAGACACGGTTTGCAGTGAGGGCCACAAGATTGTACATCTGCTGTTGTGCATTTTCACATATTCAAAGCATTTGTGGTTGCCTAGGTGGTAAGATTTTCCTAACCTGTGGCTCTTGTTCCTTTAGGACTCTGGCGATGATCAAACCTGATGCGGTTCCAAAGATGGGCTCAATCATGGAGTCAATTATAGATACAGGATTCACTATTACCAAAGCCAAGATGGTTTTATTGTCTCGGT contains:
- the LOC122923345 gene encoding nucleoside diphosphate kinase 7-like, with translation MAVLESGVTLVSRSGYDVKNHRVFLRRTKYDALRKEDFYVGNRINVFSRQLHLVDYGDQYTARRVGDKKEKTLAMIKPDAVPKMGSIMESIIDTGFTITKAKMVLLSRAEAMDFYSEHQAKSFFNPPTILSPFEVGEQLEKFSSFFWKEWEVQDTSDMRKKDHSLLLPSFQ